Proteins encoded in a region of the Solanum dulcamara chromosome 9, daSolDulc1.2, whole genome shotgun sequence genome:
- the LOC129903601 gene encoding uncharacterized protein LOC129903601 has protein sequence MTMMYVLNIKVESIIDVHIEERFAVEPLAAVIMNFNDDDIKGYDESVSALQGVGSHSYSPKKLDLDLKNMPTPFAKPSIEEPPVLELKELPVHLSYVFLDYNTGGGVAEISIELEDQEKTTFSSPYGTFAFRRMPFGLWNALATF, from the exons TAAGGTTGAAAGTATCATTGATGTGCACATTGAGGAAAGGTTTGCTGTTGAGCCTTTAGCAGCTGTAATCATGAATTTCAACGATGATGACATTAAGGGGTATGATGAATCTGTAAGTGCTTTACAGGGTGTGGGTTCACACTCATATTCTCCCAAGAAGCTTGACCTTGACTTAAAGAACATGCCAACTCCATTTGCTAAACCATCTATAGAGGAGCCACCTGTACTTGAGCTCAAAGAATTGCCAGTTCATTTGAGTTATGTGTTTCTTG ATTACAACACTGGTGGAGGTGTTGCAGAG ATCTCCATAGAACTAGAGGACCAGGAGAAGACCACCTTCTCATCTCCTTATGGCACCTTTGCATTTAGGCGCATGCCatttggactatggaatgctcTCGCCACATTCTAG
- the LOC129903602 gene encoding uncharacterized protein LOC129903602 gives MVEDIVEVFMDNFSVVDDTFNDCLLNLSKALQRCVEGLEVDKAKIEKLPPPISIKGVCSFLGHTGFYSLFTKDFSKFAHPLCKLLQKEIKFYFNEACIKVFDCLKEKLISTPMIVAPDWFASFEIICDASSVALGVVLG, from the exons ATGGTGGAGGATATTGTTGAGGTATTTATGGACAATTTTTCAGTGGTAGATGATACTTTTAATGACTGTTTGTTAAATCTTAGCAAGGCATTGCAGAGATGTGTAGAGG GGTTAGAGGTCGATAAGGCAAAGATAGAGAAATTGCCTCCTCCCATCTCTATAAAGGGTGTTTGCAGCTTCCTAGGCCATACAGGTTTTTATAGTCTTTTTACCAAAGATTTCTCTAAATTTGCACACCCTTTGTGCAAGTTATTGCAGAAGGAGATAAAGTTTTACTTTAATGAGGCATGCATAAAAGTGTTTGATTGCTTGAAGGAGAAGTTGATCTCAACCCCGATGATTGTTGCTCCTGATTGGTTTGCCTCATTTGAGATCATTTGTGATGCTAGCAGTGTTGCTTTGGGGGTTGTGCTAGGGTAG